The proteins below come from a single Corylus avellana chromosome ca3, CavTom2PMs-1.0 genomic window:
- the LOC132174186 gene encoding ankyrin repeat-containing protein BDA1-like translates to MDQSLRDVAQQGNIDALYALIRMDVKVLDRIDELPFVESPLHVAAFAGHTRFASEIMRLKQSFSKKPNEDGFTPVHLALQNNQTEVVRQLLDVDEDLVRVQGKEGVTPLHYVAQTGNLVLLAEFLNVCPKSIKNVTIRRDTAFHIALKNNQVDAFNILMNWYERTRFNDKLASHNKQDKDALLSGVGDLLNSKDEEGNTLLHVAVSQNQLQVVERLLNSDGVTINSENLEGCTIWQGQRPISREMEHMLHEAREVLRLSPSRRAITHEVYLRYNFDRDFQTFMLRLQMRLPNELRSILLVVAVLYLTINFQLVLTPPGGLWQDNCDPQHNPVGNCTVPHQAGKLLYNNGPINRTPPME, encoded by the exons ATGGATCAGAGTTTGAGGGATGTTGCTCAACAGGGAAACATTGATGCCCTGTACGCATTGATACGGATGGATGTAAAAGTTTTGGATAGGATCGACGAGTTACCGTTTGTTGAGAGTCCTTTACATGTAGCTGCATTTGCGGGGCACACTCGATTTGCCTCAGAGATCATGAGGTTAAAGCAGTCATTTTCTAAGAAGCCTAATGAAGATGGCTTTACCCCTGTGCACCTTGCTTTGCAAAATAACCAAACCGAAGTGGTGCGCCAGCTACTTGATGTTGATGAAGACCTTGTTCGTGTTCAAGGAAAGGAGGGTGTGACTCCTTTGCATTATGTAGCTCAAACAGGAAATCTTGTTCTTTTGgctgaatttttaaatgtttgccCCAAGTCTATAAAAAATGTAACAATTCGAAGAGATACTGCTTTTCATATTGCCCTGAAAAACAACCAGGTAGATGCTTTTAACATCCTTATGAACTGGTATGAGAGGACCAGGTTTAATGATAAGTTGGCCTCACATAACAAACAAGACAAAGATGCCTTATTGTCGGGCGTAGGGGACCTGCTGAATTCAAAGGATGAGGAAGGCAACACTTTGTTGCACGTTGCAGTATCTCAAAATCAACTACAG GTCGTGGAGCGATTATTGAATAGTGATGGAGTTACAATAAACTCTGAGAATTTAGAGGGCTGTACCATCTGGCAAGGGCAAAGGCCAATCAGCCGTGAGATGGAGCATATGCTACATGAAGCTAGAGAAGTTTTACGTCTTTCTCCTAGTCGTAGAGCTATTACTCATGAAGTTTACCTCAGATATAACTTTGATCGTGATTTCCAAACGTTTATGCTTCGTCTACAAATGCGTCTACCGAATGAGTTGCGTAGTATCCTGTTGGTAGTTGCGGTGCTTTATTTAACAATCAACTTCCAATTGGTACTCACCCCCCCGGGAGGACTTTGGCAAGATAACTGCGATCCTCAACACAATCCAGTCGGTAATTGCACAGTCCCACACCAGGCAGGGAAG cTTTTGTATAACAATGGGCCTATTAATCGTACTCCTCCCATGGAGTAG